The Verrucomicrobiota bacterium genome includes a window with the following:
- a CDS encoding nucleoid-structuring protein H-NS, which yields MSATEKKSKTPKPKESPAGRWLSYRPEIKVLDCTIRDGGLMNDHHFDDATVKAVYTACVEAGIDYMEIGYKASRKGIKVGEHGPWKYCLEEDVRRIVGDNQTELKLAVMADAERCDYHEDIPPKKESVIDLIRVATYINQIPTALDMVKDAHDKGYETTVNLMAASTVPDRELNEGLEMLAGSEAQGIYVVDSFGALYSEQVQYLVKKYQHYCKESGKEVGVHMHNNLQLAYANTIEGIILGANLLDATMAGLGRGAGNCPMELLIGFLHNPKYNLRPVLECVQYAIEPLRSKLGWGFDLPYMMTGLLNQHPRAAMNFKAGEGQGDIGAFYDAVMDGQ from the coding sequence GTGAGCGCGACCGAGAAAAAATCAAAAACACCGAAACCAAAGGAAAGCCCGGCCGGACGCTGGCTTTCTTACCGCCCCGAAATCAAAGTCCTGGATTGCACGATCCGCGACGGGGGGTTGATGAACGACCATCACTTCGACGATGCCACGGTCAAGGCCGTTTACACGGCGTGTGTCGAAGCCGGGATCGATTACATGGAGATTGGGTACAAGGCGTCGCGGAAGGGAATCAAAGTCGGCGAACACGGTCCTTGGAAATATTGTCTGGAAGAGGACGTCCGCCGCATCGTCGGCGATAACCAAACCGAATTGAAGCTGGCCGTCATGGCCGATGCGGAGCGGTGCGATTATCACGAGGACATTCCGCCCAAGAAAGAGAGCGTCATCGACCTGATCCGCGTGGCGACCTACATCAACCAGATTCCGACCGCGCTGGACATGGTCAAGGACGCGCACGACAAAGGCTATGAGACGACCGTCAACTTGATGGCGGCTTCCACGGTGCCGGACCGCGAATTAAACGAAGGGCTGGAGATGCTCGCCGGTTCAGAGGCCCAGGGCATTTACGTCGTGGACAGCTTTGGGGCGCTTTACAGCGAACAGGTGCAGTATCTGGTGAAGAAATACCAGCATTACTGCAAGGAGTCCGGCAAAGAAGTGGGCGTTCACATGCACAACAATTTGCAGCTCGCCTACGCGAACACGATCGAAGGAATCATTCTGGGAGCGAACTTGCTGGATGCGACGATGGCCGGACTGGGGCGCGGCGCCGGCAATTGTCCCATGGAACTGTTGATCGGTTTTCTCCACAACCCGAAGTACAATCTGCGACCCGTCCTCGAATGCGTCCAGTATGCCATTGAGCCGCTGCGCTCGAAATTGGGTTGGGGGTTTGATTTGCCGTACATGATGACCGGCCTGCTGAATCAGCACCCGCGCGCGGCCATGAACTTCAAGGCGGGCGAAGGCCAGGGCGACATCGGCGCGTTTTACGACGCGGTCATGGACGGGCAGTGA
- the msrA gene encoding peptide-methionine (S)-S-oxide reductase MsrA: MLTPAMQAEADTKSASAATQTQLATLGGGCFWCTEACIEMFEGVKAVTSGYAGGKTANPTYEQVCEGTTGHAEVVQIEFDPAKISYEQILDIFWEIHDPTTLNRQGADHGTQYRSIILYHDEAQKRAAEKSRTAAAKKFKDPVVTEIAPLTKFYPAEGYHQDYFRKNPNKPYCAVVISPKLQKLKKRSPLTARP; encoded by the coding sequence ATGCTGACCCCCGCCATGCAAGCCGAAGCCGACACGAAATCCGCTAGCGCCGCCACTCAAACTCAGCTCGCCACGCTGGGCGGCGGTTGTTTCTGGTGTACCGAAGCGTGCATCGAGATGTTCGAGGGCGTGAAAGCGGTGACTTCGGGATACGCCGGCGGGAAGACCGCTAATCCGACCTATGAACAGGTGTGTGAAGGCACGACAGGCCACGCCGAAGTGGTCCAGATTGAGTTTGATCCGGCAAAGATTTCCTACGAACAGATCCTCGACATCTTCTGGGAGATTCACGATCCCACCACGCTTAACCGTCAGGGCGCCGACCACGGCACTCAGTACCGATCTATCATCCTATACCATGACGAAGCGCAGAAGCGCGCCGCCGAGAAATCGAGAACGGCCGCCGCCAAGAAATTCAAAGACCCCGTCGTGACCGAGATTGCGCCCTTGACGAAATTCTATCCCGCCGAAGGGTATCACCAGGACTATTTCCGGAAGAACCCGAACAAGCCTTACTGCGCGGTCGTGATCAGCCCCAAGCTGCAGAAGCTCAAGAAGCGGAGTCCGCTCACTGCCCGTCCATGA